In Primulina eburnea isolate SZY01 chromosome 3, ASM2296580v1, whole genome shotgun sequence, one DNA window encodes the following:
- the LOC140827803 gene encoding germacrene A synthase-like isoform X1 gives MAQISKDMVRPIDNFAPSLWGDQFLKFTCDNEIAEKYSKKIDLLKDEVKINLKNPESKVVDTMNLIDKLERLGISYHFEDEVEQKLEQYFGLSTNYEDEAYDLNTVSLHFRLFRQHGLHLTSEIFNKFRDSAGKFDESLKTDVKGLLSLYEAAHLRKHNEDILEDALVFTTECLKSMAPNLKPPLKKQVEHALMQPLHYGYQRFESYHYISVYEDDEYSRDESLLQFAKLDYNAVQMLHKQELCELSRWWRKMNLLSKLPYARDRLVECYFWTVGTYHLPRYSRGRVMLAKIIKMLSLIDDTFDAYGTIEELDAFTMAIRRWDFKEADLLPEYMKPLYTAVLKLYGEFKEELATEERSYVVDYTINALKEQVRSYNVEAKWFIEGYLPPFSEYLSNALTTCTYHLLSNGSLMGMDFATGREFEWLNMMPRMLRACQEICRLVDDISSYKIEKGRGQKTTGIDSYIKENGVAMEEAIHKIEEMVVDAWKDINENFKKPFPCSKEVLLIILNLARIIDVTYKNYEDGYTEPEKVLKPLIVAMFVEPLKIQTF, from the exons ATGGCTCAAATTTCAAAAGATATGGTTCGCCCGATAGACAACTTTGCTCCAAGCCTATGGGGGGATCAGTTCTTGAAGTTTACATGTGATAATGAG ATAGCAGAAAAATATTCCAAGAAAAtcgatttgttgaaagatgAGGTGAAGATTAATTTGAAAAATCCAGAGAGTAAAGTGGTGGACACAATGAATTTGATCGATAAACTCGAACGCCTAGGCATTTCTTATCACTTTGAAGACGAAGTTGAACAAAAATTGGAGCAATATTTTGGTCTAAGTACAAATTACGAAGATGAAGCCTATGACTTAAACACAGTTTCACTTCATTTTAGATTATTCAGGCAACATGGACTTCACTTAACTTCTG AAATTTTTAACAAATTCAGAGACAGCGCCGGAAAATTCGATGAGTCGCTTAAAACTGATGTCAAGGGCTTGTTGAGCTTGTATGAAGCAGCACATTTGAGAAAGCACAATGAAGATATACTCGAAGATGCACTTGTTTTCACAACTGAGTGTCTCAAGTCTATGGCCCCAAACCTCAAACCACCCCTCAAGAAACAAGTCGAACATGCCCTCATGCAACCGTTACATTATGGGTATCAAAGATTTGAGTCGTATCATTACATCTCTGTCTATGAAGATGATGAATATTCTAGAGATGAATCGCTTCTCCAGTTTGCCAAATTAGACTATAATGCAGTGCAAATGCTGCACAAACAAGAACTCTGTGAACTCTCAAG GTGGTGGAGAAAGATGAACCTTTTGTCTAAACTTCCTTATGCTAGAGATAGACTTGTTGAGTGCTATTTTTGGACTGTGGGAACATATCATTTGCCTAGGTATTCTCGCGGTCGTGTCATGCTGgcaaaaataatcaaaatgttATCTTTAATCGATGATACATTTGATGCTTATGGTACAATTGAAGAACTAGATGCCTTTACTATGGCAATTCGAAG GTGGGATTTTAAAGAGGCTGATCTACTACCAGAATATATGAAACCACTTTATACCGCCGTCTTGAAACTCTATGGAGAATTTAAGGAAGAATTAGCAACAGAAGAAAGATCTTATGTTGTAGACTATACCATAAATGCA TTGAAAGAACAAGTGAGGAGCTACAATGTCGAGGCCAAGTGGTTTATTGAAGGTTATTTGCCACCATTTTCCGAGTACCTTAGCAATGCTCTAACAACTTGCACTTACCACCTTCTTTCGAATGGATCATTAATGGGAATGGATTTTGCCACTGGGAGGGAGTTCGAATGGCTAAATATGATGCCAAGGATGCTTAGAGCATGCCAAGAAATTTGTAGATTAGTCGATGATATAAGTTCATACAAG ATTGAGAAAGGAAGAGGCCAAAAAACCACCGGCATCGACTCCTACATTAAGGAAAATGGTGTGGCAATGGAAGAGGCAATACATAAGATTGAAGAAATGGTTGTAGATGCATGGAAGGATATTAATGAGAATTTCAAGAAACCATTTCCGTGTTCGAAAGAGGTCCTTTTGATAATCCTCAACTTGGCAAGGATTATAGATGTAACATACAAGAACTATGAAGATGGATATACTGAACCGGAAAAGGTTTTAAAACCCCTCATTGTTGCCATGTTTGTTGAACCTTTAAAGATTCAGACATTTTAA
- the LOC140827803 gene encoding germacrene A synthase-like isoform X2, producing MGGSVLEVYMRNLIAEKYSKKIDLLKDEVKINLKNPESKVVDTMNLIDKLERLGISYHFEDEVEQKLEQYFGLSTNYEDEAYDLNTVSLHFRLFRQHGLHLTSEIFNKFRDSAGKFDESLKTDVKGLLSLYEAAHLRKHNEDILEDALVFTTECLKSMAPNLKPPLKKQVEHALMQPLHYGYQRFESYHYISVYEDDEYSRDESLLQFAKLDYNAVQMLHKQELCELSRWWRKMNLLSKLPYARDRLVECYFWTVGTYHLPRYSRGRVMLAKIIKMLSLIDDTFDAYGTIEELDAFTMAIRRWDFKEADLLPEYMKPLYTAVLKLYGEFKEELATEERSYVVDYTINALKEQVRSYNVEAKWFIEGYLPPFSEYLSNALTTCTYHLLSNGSLMGMDFATGREFEWLNMMPRMLRACQEICRLVDDISSYKIEKGRGQKTTGIDSYIKENGVAMEEAIHKIEEMVVDAWKDINENFKKPFPCSKEVLLIILNLARIIDVTYKNYEDGYTEPEKVLKPLIVAMFVEPLKIQTF from the exons ATGGGGGGATCAGTTCTTGAAGTTTACATGCGTAATTTG ATAGCAGAAAAATATTCCAAGAAAAtcgatttgttgaaagatgAGGTGAAGATTAATTTGAAAAATCCAGAGAGTAAAGTGGTGGACACAATGAATTTGATCGATAAACTCGAACGCCTAGGCATTTCTTATCACTTTGAAGACGAAGTTGAACAAAAATTGGAGCAATATTTTGGTCTAAGTACAAATTACGAAGATGAAGCCTATGACTTAAACACAGTTTCACTTCATTTTAGATTATTCAGGCAACATGGACTTCACTTAACTTCTG AAATTTTTAACAAATTCAGAGACAGCGCCGGAAAATTCGATGAGTCGCTTAAAACTGATGTCAAGGGCTTGTTGAGCTTGTATGAAGCAGCACATTTGAGAAAGCACAATGAAGATATACTCGAAGATGCACTTGTTTTCACAACTGAGTGTCTCAAGTCTATGGCCCCAAACCTCAAACCACCCCTCAAGAAACAAGTCGAACATGCCCTCATGCAACCGTTACATTATGGGTATCAAAGATTTGAGTCGTATCATTACATCTCTGTCTATGAAGATGATGAATATTCTAGAGATGAATCGCTTCTCCAGTTTGCCAAATTAGACTATAATGCAGTGCAAATGCTGCACAAACAAGAACTCTGTGAACTCTCAAG GTGGTGGAGAAAGATGAACCTTTTGTCTAAACTTCCTTATGCTAGAGATAGACTTGTTGAGTGCTATTTTTGGACTGTGGGAACATATCATTTGCCTAGGTATTCTCGCGGTCGTGTCATGCTGgcaaaaataatcaaaatgttATCTTTAATCGATGATACATTTGATGCTTATGGTACAATTGAAGAACTAGATGCCTTTACTATGGCAATTCGAAG GTGGGATTTTAAAGAGGCTGATCTACTACCAGAATATATGAAACCACTTTATACCGCCGTCTTGAAACTCTATGGAGAATTTAAGGAAGAATTAGCAACAGAAGAAAGATCTTATGTTGTAGACTATACCATAAATGCA TTGAAAGAACAAGTGAGGAGCTACAATGTCGAGGCCAAGTGGTTTATTGAAGGTTATTTGCCACCATTTTCCGAGTACCTTAGCAATGCTCTAACAACTTGCACTTACCACCTTCTTTCGAATGGATCATTAATGGGAATGGATTTTGCCACTGGGAGGGAGTTCGAATGGCTAAATATGATGCCAAGGATGCTTAGAGCATGCCAAGAAATTTGTAGATTAGTCGATGATATAAGTTCATACAAG ATTGAGAAAGGAAGAGGCCAAAAAACCACCGGCATCGACTCCTACATTAAGGAAAATGGTGTGGCAATGGAAGAGGCAATACATAAGATTGAAGAAATGGTTGTAGATGCATGGAAGGATATTAATGAGAATTTCAAGAAACCATTTCCGTGTTCGAAAGAGGTCCTTTTGATAATCCTCAACTTGGCAAGGATTATAGATGTAACATACAAGAACTATGAAGATGGATATACTGAACCGGAAAAGGTTTTAAAACCCCTCATTGTTGCCATGTTTGTTGAACCTTTAAAGATTCAGACATTTTAA